From one Acidobacteriota bacterium genomic stretch:
- a CDS encoding SgcJ/EcaC family oxidoreductase → MCRVPLSALAVLLVLCVPALAQKPECSIKAPRGASEAELRRLTKVSVKEAEAKAIASVAPDKVNSIVSGDVDVLDGCLAWTFLLRFSNKGGVTEVSVDAGDGKILSSVYEPPKGASGALGAPAAPPDDAAPGAASAPAVGPVFDPAAEEPALRKAVDDEEAAWNGADAKALAALFRDDATYADAFGGVARGRSEVDKRIAEVLSAWRGTRIALKVRKVRVLKPDVALVEADAELTGWKKLPPGFKADADQTLRMRLLQVFLKEAGLWRVAASYEVDVKTKLELPPVPEERSIRGR, encoded by the coding sequence ATGTGTCGCGTCCCGCTCTCCGCCCTCGCCGTCCTCCTCGTTCTTTGCGTCCCCGCGCTCGCCCAGAAGCCGGAGTGCTCGATCAAGGCGCCGCGCGGCGCGTCGGAGGCCGAGCTCCGGCGTCTCACGAAGGTAAGCGTCAAGGAGGCCGAGGCGAAGGCGATCGCGTCGGTCGCCCCGGACAAGGTGAACTCGATCGTCTCGGGCGACGTCGACGTCCTGGACGGCTGTCTCGCCTGGACGTTCCTCCTCCGCTTCTCGAACAAGGGCGGCGTGACCGAAGTCTCCGTGGACGCGGGCGACGGCAAGATCCTGTCGTCGGTGTACGAGCCGCCGAAGGGCGCGTCGGGCGCGTTGGGCGCGCCAGCCGCGCCGCCTGACGACGCGGCTCCCGGCGCGGCCTCGGCTCCGGCCGTCGGCCCCGTGTTCGACCCGGCGGCGGAAGAACCGGCGCTCCGCAAGGCCGTGGACGACGAGGAAGCGGCGTGGAACGGCGCGGACGCGAAGGCGCTTGCGGCGCTGTTCCGAGACGACGCGACGTATGCCGACGCGTTTGGCGGAGTCGCGCGCGGACGCTCGGAAGTGGACAAGCGGATCGCCGAGGTCCTGTCGGCGTGGCGCGGGACGCGGATTGCGCTCAAGGTCCGCAAGGTCCGCGTCCTCAAGCCGGACGTCGCGCTCGTCGAGGCCGATGCGGAGCTCACCGGCTGGAAGAAGCTGCCTCCCGGCTTCAAGGCCGACGCCGACCAGACACTCCGGATGCGGCTCCTGCAGGTCTTCCTCAAGGAGGCGGGCCTCTGGCGCGTCGCAGCCTCGTACGAGGTGGACGTGAAGACGAAGCTCGAGCTCCCGCCGGTGCCGGAAGAGCGCTCGATCCGCGGACGCTGA
- a CDS encoding alanyl-tRNA editing protein, whose amino-acid sequence MGEERLPAFEREPYRTSLATTVIEAGVDAGKPFAVLEDTILYPEGGGQPPDRGTLNGVAVLDVQKKDGAIRHVLAAPVPPGPADLRLDWERRFDHMQQHTGQHLLSAVAQDRFRWETTAFHLGPEVSDVELAVASLSAADLARLEEAVAAEIRAARPVVPRRVSLEEFRALPVRTRGLPEGFSGDVRLVEIAGVDLNTCGGTHLSNTAEIEVVALLSNESLRGGTRVFFAAGGRARRRLKRHEDRNAALRVALGAADEALVDAARTKLEQLSEAQKALRRAEESLAAAAAEALLTRDGRVARVHFEGRDMAFVQAVARRFAEKAGARIALVTATAGGQHVFALGAGEGFGDAQALGREVAALLGGKGGGSGRVFQGKAAGLEGVDRAAARLAAT is encoded by the coding sequence GTGGGGGAGGAACGCCTCCCGGCCTTCGAGCGCGAGCCGTACCGCACGTCGCTCGCGACGACGGTCATCGAGGCCGGAGTGGATGCGGGGAAGCCTTTCGCCGTCCTCGAGGACACGATCCTCTACCCCGAGGGCGGCGGCCAGCCGCCCGACCGCGGCACGCTGAACGGTGTCGCCGTCCTCGACGTCCAGAAGAAGGACGGCGCGATCCGGCACGTGCTCGCCGCGCCGGTCCCGCCGGGCCCCGCGGACCTGCGTCTCGACTGGGAGCGCCGCTTCGACCACATGCAGCAGCACACGGGCCAGCACCTTCTCTCGGCGGTGGCGCAGGACCGGTTCCGCTGGGAGACGACCGCGTTCCACCTCGGGCCCGAGGTGTCCGACGTCGAGCTCGCCGTGGCGTCCCTCTCCGCCGCCGATCTCGCGCGGCTCGAGGAGGCCGTCGCCGCGGAGATCCGGGCCGCGCGCCCGGTCGTTCCGCGGCGCGTGTCGCTCGAGGAGTTCCGGGCGCTGCCCGTGAGGACGCGCGGGCTGCCCGAAGGTTTCTCGGGCGACGTGCGCCTCGTCGAGATCGCGGGCGTCGACCTGAACACGTGCGGCGGGACGCACCTCTCGAACACCGCGGAGATCGAGGTCGTGGCTCTTCTTTCGAACGAATCCCTGCGCGGCGGGACGCGCGTCTTCTTCGCCGCGGGCGGCCGCGCGCGGCGCCGGCTGAAACGCCACGAGGACCGGAACGCGGCTCTGCGGGTCGCGCTCGGCGCGGCCGACGAGGCGCTCGTCGATGCCGCCAGGACGAAGCTCGAGCAGCTTTCCGAGGCGCAGAAGGCGCTGCGCCGCGCCGAGGAATCCCTGGCCGCGGCCGCGGCGGAGGCGCTCCTCACGCGGGACGGGCGCGTGGCGCGGGTGCACTTCGAGGGCCGCGACATGGCGTTCGTCCAGGCAGTCGCGCGGCGGTTCGCGGAGAAGGCCGGGGCCCGGATCGCGCTCGTCACGGCGACGGCGGGCGGGCAGCACGTCTTCGCGCTCGGAGCGGGGGAGGGCTTCGGCGACGCTCAGGCGCTCGGCCGTGAGGTGGCCGCGCTCCTCGGCGGCAAGGGCGGCGGGTCGGGGCGCGTCTTCCAGGGGAAGGCGGCCGGTCTCGAGGGCGTGGACCGCGCGGCGGCGCGGCTCGCGGCTACTTGA